Proteins encoded by one window of Streptomyces sp. NBC_01477:
- a CDS encoding flavodoxin family protein: MRRAPNIAVIYYSRKGTVHALAQAAAAGAGTGGAHVRLLRVPGDPQGGERADLHGIPVAAPEDLRWADGVVLGTPTYYGNISSPLKRFIESASALWREGALADRVVTAITTSNSPHGGRETTLLALYQSMYHWGALILSAGTTDEAFTAAGANPYGVCAPSDQEGAVGAAPLWAAQTLGVRVSRAAARMAAGRDDPPAGGPGRIAVICDPREGATRALAAALAEGAMAAGAEVRLLPVGASRHWGSRGATPADVEWADAVAMGAHARIGTVSPLLLQFIEECEPLRASGRLDGKAATGFVTTSHPHSGSESALLAFYNAMHHWGAVIVPPGYTDPSITTAGGNPYGISHTAADGPLPSRETLAAAVFQGGRLARVTTQLRGPTRPAAAAPARPADAQAAR, translated from the coding sequence ATGCGCAGGGCGCCCAATATCGCCGTCATCTACTACAGCAGGAAGGGAACCGTCCACGCGCTCGCGCAGGCGGCAGCCGCCGGTGCGGGTACGGGCGGCGCACATGTGCGCCTGCTGCGCGTGCCGGGGGACCCGCAGGGCGGGGAGCGGGCCGATCTGCACGGGATCCCGGTGGCCGCCCCCGAGGACCTGCGCTGGGCGGACGGGGTGGTGCTGGGCACCCCCACCTACTACGGCAACATCTCGTCCCCGCTCAAGCGGTTCATCGAGTCGGCCTCGGCGCTGTGGCGCGAGGGCGCGCTCGCCGACCGGGTGGTCACCGCGATCACCACCTCCAACAGCCCGCACGGCGGGCGCGAGACCACCCTGCTGGCGCTCTACCAGAGCATGTACCACTGGGGCGCGCTGATCCTGTCGGCCGGGACCACCGACGAGGCGTTCACCGCCGCGGGCGCCAACCCCTACGGGGTCTGCGCGCCCTCGGACCAGGAAGGGGCGGTCGGCGCCGCGCCCTTGTGGGCCGCGCAGACGCTCGGGGTGCGGGTCAGCCGGGCCGCCGCGCGGATGGCGGCGGGCCGCGACGACCCGCCGGCCGGCGGTCCGGGGCGGATCGCGGTCATCTGCGATCCGCGCGAGGGCGCCACCCGCGCGCTGGCCGCCGCGCTCGCCGAGGGCGCCATGGCGGCGGGCGCCGAGGTCAGGCTGCTCCCGGTCGGCGCGTCGAGGCACTGGGGAAGCCGCGGCGCGACCCCGGCGGACGTGGAGTGGGCGGACGCGGTCGCCATGGGAGCGCACGCACGGATCGGGACCGTCTCGCCGCTGCTTCTGCAGTTCATCGAGGAGTGCGAGCCGCTGCGCGCGTCGGGAAGGCTCGACGGCAAGGCGGCCACCGGATTCGTCACGACCTCCCACCCGCACAGCGGCAGCGAATCCGCGCTGCTCGCCTTCTACAACGCCATGCACCACTGGGGAGCGGTCATCGTGCCCCCCGGCTACACGGACCCGTCGATCACCACGGCGGGCGGGAACCCGTACGGGATCTCGCACACCGCTGCCGACGGGCCGCTGCCGAGCCGCGAAACCCTGGCGGCGGCCGTCTTCCAGGGCGGCAGGCTGGCCCGCGTCACCACCCAGCTGCGCGGCCCGACCCGCCCGGCCGCCGCGGCCCCGGCGAGACCCGCCGACGCACAGGCCGCCCGCTGA
- a CDS encoding non-ribosomal peptide synthetase, whose translation MTSASDAVTARQTSTTEIRHLDLLLREHGERRPVAPAILAPGLPALTYGALRRQADRTAQALASAGVGRDDRVAVALPGGPDAAVALVTVACAAVVAPLDPAGKAREFDALFADMDITALVVRRGADTLAAAVARAQGRLVIELVPVPGGAAGEFDLVPGTSALPAGHDPATPATPVDSPAGSGADTAFLMHTSGTTGRPKLVPQTHDIVCASARNIAASLALGEQDRCLNVLPLFHGHGLMSPLLATLWAGASVVCPPGFDAAAFPGWLRSFEPTWYTAVPAIHQAVAGTLANRQDAPARPLRFVRSASAPLPARLRDSLERATGAPVIDSYGMTEACSIITSNPLPPAERKPGSVGVSIGNELAVRGEDGKFLAPGETGEIVLRGATVISRYDNNPAADAAAFADGWFGTGDSGHLDEDGYLFITGRIKEIINRGGTKVSPVEVDEELLAHPAIVEAAAFALPHATLGEEVAAAVVVAPGAQATDDDIRDFLAARLAETKIPRRLFRVAEIPRTSTGKIQRTELAAHLVRPQGAPSAAPGTALESTVAGIWCDLLGLEQVTAHDHFFDLGGNSLLIRQVQVRLLEVTGRDVPVVELFAHPTVQALGAYLASAGDLGDPGQELGTAQGNRRLAQQLQQRRQQMDFDI comes from the coding sequence ATGACATCTGCGAGTGACGCCGTGACGGCACGACAGACCAGCACCACCGAGATCCGGCACCTCGACCTGCTGCTGCGGGAGCACGGCGAGCGCAGGCCCGTAGCGCCGGCGATCCTCGCGCCCGGCCTGCCCGCGCTGACCTACGGCGCCCTGCGCCGGCAGGCCGACCGCACGGCGCAGGCGCTGGCGTCGGCGGGCGTCGGCCGCGACGACCGCGTCGCCGTCGCGCTGCCCGGCGGTCCCGACGCGGCGGTCGCCCTCGTCACCGTGGCCTGCGCGGCCGTGGTCGCCCCGCTCGACCCCGCGGGGAAGGCCCGCGAGTTCGACGCCCTCTTCGCGGACATGGACATCACGGCGCTCGTCGTCCGGCGCGGCGCCGACACCCTGGCGGCGGCCGTCGCCAGGGCGCAGGGCCGCCTCGTCATCGAACTGGTGCCGGTGCCGGGCGGCGCGGCCGGCGAGTTCGACCTCGTCCCCGGCACCTCGGCCCTCCCGGCCGGCCACGACCCGGCAACCCCGGCAACCCCGGTCGATTCCCCCGCCGGGAGCGGGGCCGACACCGCCTTCCTCATGCACACCTCGGGCACGACCGGCCGGCCCAAACTCGTCCCCCAGACCCACGACATCGTCTGCGCCTCCGCCCGCAACATCGCGGCCAGCCTCGCCCTCGGCGAGCAGGACCGGTGCCTGAACGTCCTGCCGCTCTTCCACGGGCACGGCCTGATGAGCCCGCTGCTGGCGACCCTGTGGGCCGGCGCGAGCGTCGTGTGCCCGCCGGGCTTCGACGCCGCCGCCTTCCCCGGCTGGCTCCGGTCGTTCGAGCCGACCTGGTACACCGCGGTACCCGCCATCCACCAGGCCGTCGCGGGCACCCTCGCGAACCGCCAGGACGCGCCGGCCCGCCCGCTGCGCTTCGTCCGCTCGGCCTCGGCGCCGCTGCCCGCGCGGCTGCGGGATTCGCTGGAGCGCGCCACCGGCGCCCCGGTCATCGACTCCTACGGCATGACGGAGGCCTGCTCGATCATCACCAGCAACCCGCTGCCGCCCGCCGAGCGCAAGCCGGGCTCCGTCGGCGTCTCGATCGGCAACGAACTGGCCGTGCGCGGCGAGGACGGGAAATTCCTGGCGCCGGGCGAGACCGGGGAGATCGTGCTGCGCGGCGCCACGGTCATCAGCCGCTACGACAACAACCCGGCCGCCGACGCCGCCGCCTTCGCCGACGGCTGGTTCGGTACGGGCGACAGCGGCCACCTGGACGAGGACGGCTACCTCTTCATCACCGGCCGCATCAAGGAGATCATCAACCGGGGCGGTACGAAGGTCTCGCCGGTCGAGGTCGACGAGGAACTGCTCGCGCACCCCGCGATCGTGGAGGCCGCGGCCTTCGCCCTCCCGCACGCGACCCTGGGCGAGGAGGTCGCCGCCGCCGTCGTCGTCGCGCCCGGGGCGCAGGCCACCGACGACGACATCCGCGACTTCCTCGCCGCCCGGCTCGCCGAGACCAAGATCCCCCGGCGGCTCTTCCGTGTAGCGGAGATCCCGCGCACCAGCACCGGCAAGATCCAGCGCACCGAGCTGGCCGCCCACCTGGTCCGGCCGCAGGGAGCGCCCTCGGCCGCGCCGGGTACGGCCCTGGAGAGCACGGTGGCGGGCATCTGGTGCGACCTGCTGGGCCTCGAACAGGTCACCGCGCACGACCACTTCTTCGACCTGGGCGGCAACTCGCTGCTCATCCGGCAGGTCCAGGTGCGGCTGCTGGAGGTCACCGGCCGGGACGTGCCCGTCGTGGAGCTGTTCGCCCACCCCACCGTCCAGGCGCTCGGCGCGTACCTCGCCAGCGCCGGCGACCTGGGCGACCCGGGGCAGGAACTCGGCACGGCGCAAGGAAACCGACGGCTGGCGCAACAGCTTCAGCAGCGCCGACAGCAGATGGACTTCGACATATGA